A genomic region of Exiguobacterium oxidotolerans JCM 12280 contains the following coding sequences:
- a CDS encoding adenine phosphoribosyltransferase, whose product MEFKQHIKEVENWPKEGISFKDITSLMENGPAYKQSVDALVDYARKQGADVIAGPEARGFVVGCPAAYAMEIGFVPVRKEGKLPRETVRVEYGLEYGKDVLTMHHDAIKPGQRVVILDDLLATGGTIEATIKMIEQLGGTVAGIGFLIELDGLGGREKLAGYDILSLIRYED is encoded by the coding sequence ATGGAGTTCAAACAGCATATAAAAGAGGTCGAGAACTGGCCGAAAGAAGGAATCAGCTTTAAAGACATCACATCATTGATGGAAAATGGTCCGGCTTACAAACAATCGGTCGATGCACTCGTCGATTATGCACGCAAGCAAGGGGCAGATGTTATTGCAGGACCGGAAGCACGTGGATTCGTCGTCGGTTGCCCTGCGGCATACGCAATGGAAATCGGTTTTGTGCCCGTTCGTAAAGAAGGCAAGCTCCCTCGTGAGACAGTCCGTGTCGAGTATGGTCTTGAGTACGGCAAAGATGTCTTGACGATGCACCATGATGCCATCAAACCAGGGCAACGTGTTGTCATCTTGGATGATTTGCTTGCGACAGGCGGGACGATTGAAGCAACGATCAAAATGATTGAACAACTTGGTGGAACGGTTGCCGGAATCGGGTTCTTGATTGAACTAGATGGACTGGGTGGACGTGAAAAATTAGCAGGTTACGATATTTTGTCATTGATTCGCTACGAAGACTAA
- the yajC gene encoding preprotein translocase subunit YajC has protein sequence MQQLITFLPMILIFVVFYFLLIRPQNKRQKQVREMQTQLSRGDTVVTIGGLHGVVQKVDETTVTLKSGNSQLTFNRSAVAEVTKKSTTVMDDETVE, from the coding sequence ATGCAACAACTAATCACATTCCTCCCGATGATTTTGATCTTCGTGGTGTTCTATTTCTTGTTGATTCGTCCACAGAACAAACGCCAGAAGCAAGTCCGTGAAATGCAAACGCAATTATCACGCGGCGACACGGTCGTTACAATCGGTGGACTCCACGGAGTCGTACAAAAGGTTGATGAAACGACAGTTACATTAAAATCAGGGAATTCCCAATTGACGTTCAATCGTAGTGCGGTCGCGGAAGTTACAAAAAAATCAACGACTGTCATGGACGACGAAACCGTCGAATAA
- the tgt gene encoding tRNA guanosine(34) transglycosylase Tgt, with protein sequence MTKHAVTYEHIKTCKQSGARLGIVHTPHGSFETPVFMPVGTQATVKTMAPEQIKDMNANIILANTYHLWVRPGHDVIKEAGGLHKFMNWDGAILTDSGGFQVFSLADLRNITEEGVHFRNHLNGDKLFLSPEKAMEIQNALGSDIMMAFDECPPFPASHEYMKASVERTSRWAERCLTAHERPQDQALFGIIQGGEYEDLRRQSARDLASLDFPGYAVGGLSVGEPKDVMYRALEFTTPLMPEDKPRYLMGVGSPDALIEGAIRGIDMFDCVLPTRIARNGTLMTSSGRLVVRNAKYARDFRPLDEKCDCYACKNYSRAYIHHLIRAQETFGLHLCSTHNLHFLVKLMEGVRQAIREDRLLDFKDEFFEEYGYNLPNAKNF encoded by the coding sequence ATGACAAAACACGCAGTAACATACGAACACATTAAGACATGTAAACAATCAGGTGCGCGGTTAGGAATCGTCCATACGCCGCACGGCAGCTTTGAAACACCGGTCTTCATGCCCGTCGGAACACAAGCGACGGTCAAGACGATGGCACCGGAACAAATCAAGGACATGAACGCGAACATCATTCTTGCGAACACGTACCATCTCTGGGTCCGTCCGGGACATGATGTCATCAAAGAAGCGGGCGGCCTACACAAATTCATGAACTGGGATGGCGCGATTTTAACGGATTCTGGTGGTTTCCAGGTCTTCTCGCTCGCGGATCTTCGAAATATCACGGAAGAAGGTGTTCATTTCCGGAATCACTTGAACGGGGACAAGCTGTTCCTCTCACCGGAAAAAGCGATGGAGATTCAAAACGCACTCGGTTCAGACATCATGATGGCGTTTGACGAATGTCCGCCGTTCCCAGCGTCACACGAATACATGAAAGCATCGGTCGAACGGACAAGTCGCTGGGCAGAACGTTGCTTGACGGCGCATGAACGGCCGCAAGATCAAGCCTTGTTCGGTATTATCCAAGGGGGCGAGTACGAAGATTTACGTCGTCAAAGCGCACGTGATCTCGCGTCACTTGATTTCCCAGGCTATGCCGTCGGTGGTTTGTCTGTCGGAGAACCAAAAGACGTCATGTACCGGGCGCTCGAATTCACGACGCCACTCATGCCGGAAGATAAACCACGGTACTTGATGGGTGTCGGATCACCGGATGCCTTGATTGAAGGGGCGATTCGCGGCATCGACATGTTCGACTGTGTCTTACCGACACGGATTGCGCGTAACGGCACGTTGATGACGTCAAGCGGCCGGCTTGTCGTCCGTAATGCGAAGTATGCACGCGATTTCCGTCCACTCGACGAAAAGTGTGATTGCTATGCATGTAAAAATTACTCACGTGCCTACATCCACCACTTGATTCGTGCCCAGGAAACGTTTGGTTTACATCTTTGTTCGACACATAATCTTCACTTCCTCGTCAAATTGATGGAGGGCGTCCGTCAAGCGATTCGAGAGGACCGTCTGCTTGATTTCAAGGATGAGTTCTTCGAAGAATACGGTTATAATTTACCAAACGCAAAGAATTTCTGA
- the dtd gene encoding D-aminoacyl-tRNA deacylase codes for MRVVLQRVKEASVTVDGTIIGQIDRGFLLLVGVTHEDTLDQVNWLADKIAGLRVFEDEEERMNRSLDDVDGKILSVSQFTLYGDVKKGRRPAFTEAAKPDLANELYEAFNTRIRSNGTTVETGQFGAMMDIALINDGPVTLILEK; via the coding sequence ATGAGAGTCGTTTTACAACGCGTCAAAGAAGCGAGCGTGACGGTCGACGGAACGATCATCGGTCAAATCGATCGGGGATTTTTATTGCTCGTCGGGGTCACGCATGAGGACACGCTCGATCAAGTCAATTGGTTAGCAGATAAAATTGCCGGGCTACGCGTGTTCGAGGATGAGGAAGAACGGATGAACCGTTCGCTCGATGATGTCGACGGGAAGATTTTATCGGTCTCCCAGTTCACGTTATACGGAGACGTCAAAAAAGGGCGGCGTCCGGCATTTACCGAAGCCGCGAAGCCAGATCTTGCAAATGAACTTTATGAAGCTTTCAATACACGGATTCGTTCGAACGGGACAACGGTCGAAACGGGACAGTTCGGTGCGATGATGGATATCGCCCTCATCAATGACGGACCGGTCACGTTAATTTTAGAAAAGTGA
- a CDS encoding RelA/SpoT family protein, with protein sequence MTNKQIVNVEDLLARCAEYMTEAEVNDIERAYQFAKDEHDGQFRRSGEPYIIHPVQVAGILVDIGLDATTIVAALLHDVVEDTDITLEELTERFGPDVAMLVDGVTKLGKIKYKSKREELAENHRKMFIAMAEDIRVILIKLADRLHNMRTLQHMVKEKQVQKAEETLEIFAPLAHRLGISTIKWELEDISLRYINPQQYYRIVSMMKQKRTEREALVNSVIGEVNEVLDEVQIAAEVDGRPKHIYSIYNKMQNSKKEFSEIYDLMAVRIIVDSIKDCYAVLGIIHTQYKPMPGRFKDYIAMPKPNMYQSLHTTVIGPKGEPLEVQIRTRDMHFIAEYGIAAHWAYKEGKEQEAKSGFEDKIAHFREILELQKDTADAEEFMESVKVDFFSDMLYVFTPKGDVIELPKGSVPIDYAYRIHTEIGHRTIGAKVNGRMVPIDYKLKTGDIIEIVTSKHSYGPSKDWLKICVSSQAKNKIRQWFKRQQREENVLKGRELIEAEVKKLGFEPKEVITDKTLEDVTRKFNFGQEEDMYAAVGYHGLTAAQVAHKLTEKLRKDKESKNLELNDAISEMKTFDRPKKQNPEGVRVKGIDNMLVRMSRCCNPVPGDDIVGYITRGRGVSIHRSDCLNVLNEQNPERLLEVEWEHEGKTVKSYNVEIEISGYDRAGLLNEVLQSVSATNTNIVAVSGKGDNSKQAKISMTIAINNVNHLQKVVDRIKQISDVYAVHRVMMT encoded by the coding sequence ATGACAAATAAACAAATCGTAAACGTAGAAGACCTTCTCGCTCGATGTGCGGAGTACATGACAGAGGCAGAAGTGAACGATATTGAACGTGCCTACCAATTCGCAAAAGACGAGCATGATGGACAATTTCGTCGGTCGGGTGAACCTTATATCATTCACCCGGTACAAGTTGCCGGGATTCTTGTCGACATCGGACTCGATGCCACGACGATTGTTGCAGCGCTTCTTCATGATGTCGTAGAAGATACAGACATTACGCTGGAAGAGTTGACGGAACGGTTTGGACCGGACGTTGCGATGCTCGTTGATGGTGTAACAAAACTCGGGAAAATTAAATATAAATCCAAACGTGAAGAATTAGCAGAGAATCACCGGAAGATGTTCATTGCGATGGCAGAAGACATTCGTGTCATCTTGATCAAGCTTGCTGACCGTCTGCATAACATGCGGACCTTGCAACACATGGTTAAAGAAAAGCAAGTGCAAAAAGCGGAAGAAACACTCGAAATTTTTGCGCCGCTTGCACACCGTCTCGGTATTTCGACGATTAAATGGGAGCTTGAAGACATTAGTCTGCGTTATATCAATCCACAGCAATACTACCGGATCGTCTCGATGATGAAACAAAAACGAACGGAACGTGAAGCGCTCGTTAATTCCGTCATCGGAGAGGTCAATGAAGTGTTGGATGAGGTACAGATCGCTGCTGAGGTCGACGGTCGTCCGAAACACATTTACTCGATCTATAATAAAATGCAAAACTCGAAAAAAGAATTCAGTGAGATTTATGATTTGATGGCAGTCCGGATCATCGTCGATTCGATCAAAGATTGTTACGCAGTCCTCGGTATCATTCATACGCAATACAAACCGATGCCGGGTCGCTTCAAGGATTACATCGCGATGCCGAAACCGAACATGTACCAGTCGCTGCACACGACCGTCATCGGACCGAAGGGGGAGCCGCTCGAGGTTCAAATTCGGACACGAGACATGCACTTCATCGCCGAGTACGGGATCGCCGCACACTGGGCGTACAAGGAAGGAAAAGAGCAAGAAGCGAAATCGGGATTTGAAGATAAGATTGCTCATTTCCGTGAGATTCTGGAATTACAGAAAGATACGGCGGACGCGGAAGAGTTCATGGAATCCGTCAAAGTCGATTTCTTTAGTGATATGTTGTACGTCTTTACACCAAAGGGTGACGTTATCGAGCTACCGAAAGGCTCGGTCCCGATTGATTATGCCTACCGGATTCATACGGAGATCGGTCACCGGACGATTGGTGCGAAGGTCAACGGACGGATGGTTCCGATCGATTATAAATTGAAAACGGGCGATATCATTGAAATCGTGACGTCGAAGCATAGTTACGGTCCGAGTAAGGACTGGTTAAAAATCTGTGTCTCGAGTCAGGCGAAAAATAAAATCCGTCAATGGTTCAAACGGCAACAGCGCGAAGAAAATGTCCTTAAAGGACGCGAACTGATTGAAGCAGAAGTTAAAAAACTTGGCTTTGAACCGAAGGAAGTCATCACGGATAAAACGCTCGAAGACGTCACGCGGAAGTTCAACTTCGGTCAAGAAGAAGACATGTATGCCGCAGTCGGCTATCATGGTTTGACAGCTGCTCAGGTCGCCCATAAATTGACGGAAAAATTACGCAAAGACAAAGAGTCGAAAAACTTAGAGTTAAATGACGCCATCAGTGAAATGAAAACATTTGACCGTCCGAAAAAGCAAAATCCAGAAGGTGTGCGTGTCAAAGGCATCGACAATATGCTCGTCCGGATGAGTCGCTGTTGTAATCCGGTTCCCGGGGACGACATCGTCGGTTATATTACGCGTGGACGCGGTGTATCGATTCACCGTTCGGATTGCCTGAACGTTTTGAATGAACAAAATCCGGAACGTCTGCTCGAAGTCGAGTGGGAACATGAAGGAAAAACGGTCAAGAGTTATAATGTCGAAATCGAAATCTCGGGGTATGATCGTGCCGGTCTGCTCAACGAAGTGCTTCAGTCCGTGTCCGCGACGAACACGAACATCGTTGCCGTCAGTGGTAAAGGCGATAACAGCAAACAAGCGAAGATTTCGATGACGATCGCGATCAATAACGTCAATCACTTACAAAAAGTCGTCGACCGGATTAAACAAATCTCAGACGTGTATGCAGTCCATCGCGTCATGATGACGTAA
- the ruvB gene encoding Holliday junction branch migration DNA helicase RuvB produces MEERILSESAHAEDQEEWSLRPQTLDQYIGQEKAKGNLSVFIEAAKIRQETLDHVLLYGPPGLGKTTLATIIANEMGVGVKTTAGPAIERPGDLAAILSSLEPGDVLFIDEIHRLSRSIEEILYPAMEDYCLDIVIGQGELARSVRIDLPPFTLVGATTRAGMLSAPLRDRFGVTLKLEYYTMPELSAIVTRTSRLFGFEADRMAAEAIALRSRGTPRVANRLLRRVRDFAQVAHQTEIDATLATSALDRLHVDALGLDDVDHRLLRSLAERFAGGPVGLETIAATIGEDAQTIEDVYEPYLLQQGFLQRTPRGRILTPFARQHLGLKEGN; encoded by the coding sequence ATGGAAGAGCGGATTTTATCAGAATCAGCCCATGCAGAAGATCAAGAAGAGTGGAGTCTACGTCCGCAAACACTTGATCAGTACATCGGTCAAGAGAAGGCAAAAGGAAACTTAAGTGTCTTCATCGAAGCGGCGAAGATTCGTCAAGAGACGCTCGATCACGTTCTGCTTTATGGTCCTCCTGGTCTCGGGAAGACGACACTTGCGACGATCATTGCCAACGAGATGGGCGTCGGTGTCAAGACGACAGCAGGGCCGGCAATCGAGCGACCGGGTGACTTAGCAGCAATCCTCTCGTCACTCGAACCGGGAGATGTCTTATTCATCGATGAGATTCATCGGCTTAGTCGTTCAATCGAAGAAATTTTGTATCCGGCGATGGAAGATTATTGCCTCGATATCGTGATCGGACAAGGCGAACTGGCTCGCAGCGTCCGGATTGACTTGCCACCGTTTACGCTCGTCGGTGCGACGACACGGGCCGGGATGCTGTCTGCTCCGCTCCGTGACCGCTTCGGTGTGACACTGAAACTTGAGTATTACACGATGCCGGAGCTCTCAGCGATCGTCACGCGGACATCCCGCCTGTTCGGATTTGAAGCAGACCGGATGGCGGCGGAAGCCATCGCTCTCCGCTCGCGTGGAACACCACGGGTCGCCAATCGCTTATTACGTCGGGTTCGTGATTTTGCCCAGGTCGCCCATCAAACAGAAATCGATGCGACACTCGCGACGAGTGCACTCGACCGGCTCCATGTCGATGCGCTCGGACTTGACGATGTCGATCACCGGTTACTCCGTTCACTCGCTGAACGGTTTGCTGGCGGACCCGTCGGACTCGAAACGATTGCCGCAACGATCGGGGAGGACGCACAGACGATTGAAGACGTCTACGAACCATATTTGTTACAACAAGGATTTTTACAACGAACACCACGCGGTCGTATCTTGACACCGTTCGCGCGGCAACATTTAGGATTGAAAGAAGGAAATTGA
- the ruvA gene encoding Holliday junction branch migration protein RuvA, whose product MIEFVRGEVAYVCAEFVTIEVGGIGYKIVAPNPFFYRTGDEQVIVYTYHYVREDQEVLFGFRSRRERALFTKLLGVTGIGPKGALAIVASGNVDALVEAIEQEKESYLIKFPGVGKKTAKQMTLDLKGKLAELAPDYVPSEGLFAQSNAELNEACEALTALGYSDREVEKVKKALQAEVLSTDQYVKRALQLLLNVR is encoded by the coding sequence TTGATAGAATTCGTACGCGGCGAAGTCGCTTATGTCTGTGCGGAATTCGTGACGATCGAAGTCGGGGGGATTGGCTACAAAATCGTAGCACCGAACCCGTTTTTTTATCGGACCGGAGACGAACAGGTTATCGTATATACGTATCATTATGTGAGAGAAGATCAAGAAGTACTGTTCGGATTCCGTTCACGACGCGAACGTGCATTGTTCACGAAATTGCTTGGTGTGACAGGAATCGGTCCAAAAGGTGCACTCGCAATCGTCGCGTCAGGAAATGTTGACGCGCTTGTCGAAGCGATTGAACAGGAAAAAGAAAGTTACCTCATCAAGTTCCCCGGAGTCGGCAAAAAGACGGCGAAACAGATGACACTTGATTTAAAAGGGAAATTAGCCGAACTCGCTCCGGATTATGTACCGAGCGAAGGTCTGTTCGCTCAAAGTAATGCCGAGTTGAACGAAGCATGTGAAGCCTTGACGGCTCTCGGGTACAGTGACCGTGAAGTTGAAAAAGTTAAAAAGGCGCTTCAGGCCGAAGTGCTCTCGACGGATCAATATGTCAAGCGGGCCCTTCAGTTGTTATTGAATGTGAGGTGA
- the recJ gene encoding single-stranded-DNA-specific exonuclease RecJ, with protein sequence MYHSKKTWLDKPVDSLKIDELVAQASVSPNVARLLVQRGLETPAQATAFLEAGQMPFHDPFLFQDMDKVVARIKEAADQGEMILIYGDYDVDGVSSAAILWHALTEIGAMAECYIPNRFTEGYGPNEAAFRWAVEEGFGLIITVDCGISGIKEAAVLKELGVDLIITDHHEAKDVLPDAYAMIHPGVDRNYPFSKLAGAGVAFKVAQALLERVPTELLDLAVLGTIADLVPLVDENRLLATKGIEALNASERPGILALRQVCSLTEDELTEESVGFAFGPRINAAGRLDSAMPALEMLLAETLEEAVVLANQLDQQNKQRQDIVKQIAEEATALVEEKYLEDRVLVVDANNWNPGVVGIVASRLVEKYHRPVIMLCHDVEKGTAKGSGRSIAAFDLFAELTLCEDILPHFGGHPAAAGMTLSSDDVVSLRERLNAQAAKLPDEAFIATIEIDLRLHVSDVSIGLIEEIGRLAPFGMGNPAPRIVIEDAKIRDMKRIGRDLTHLKALLSDGTSELDGIGFGFGDAVDEISLLAEVSLMGSLNINEWNGFRKPQLMIQDLAVADYQLFDYRGGKKPLTDIFELPQEQTTLVAFSDETKQKYAERPLNGAIHENVVFLDLPETEEAFLPYLKQAERIYCAFKDEGYYFEAIPSREDFKHYFNYFAKCPREELRIGLVRLSKTRKWSKRSINFMHSVFSELDFLVTMEDGLPGVNPDAEKRDLTEAATYKRHEERQRLEQQYIYSSLAQLKERFDTLVEAAKQEEMTWSSNSI encoded by the coding sequence ATGTATCATTCAAAAAAAACATGGCTCGACAAACCAGTCGATTCACTAAAAATAGACGAGCTGGTCGCGCAAGCGTCCGTCTCACCGAACGTAGCCCGTCTGCTTGTCCAGCGTGGCCTCGAGACACCGGCACAGGCAACGGCCTTTTTAGAAGCAGGACAAATGCCGTTCCACGATCCATTCCTGTTTCAGGACATGGACAAAGTCGTCGCACGGATTAAAGAAGCTGCCGATCAAGGTGAAATGATTTTGATTTATGGGGATTATGATGTCGATGGTGTCAGTTCGGCTGCGATTTTGTGGCACGCCTTAACTGAAATCGGGGCAATGGCAGAATGTTATATCCCGAACCGGTTCACGGAAGGATACGGACCGAACGAAGCGGCGTTCCGCTGGGCGGTCGAAGAAGGATTCGGATTAATCATCACGGTCGACTGCGGGATTTCAGGTATCAAGGAAGCAGCCGTCTTAAAAGAGTTAGGGGTCGACCTCATCATCACCGATCACCATGAGGCGAAAGACGTTCTCCCGGACGCCTATGCGATGATTCACCCGGGTGTCGATCGCAACTATCCGTTCTCAAAACTCGCTGGGGCAGGTGTTGCCTTTAAAGTGGCGCAAGCGTTGCTCGAACGCGTCCCGACGGAGTTGCTTGACCTCGCCGTGCTCGGAACGATTGCCGACTTAGTTCCGCTCGTCGATGAGAACCGGTTGCTTGCGACAAAAGGAATCGAAGCGTTGAATGCAAGTGAGCGTCCCGGCATCTTGGCACTACGCCAAGTCTGTAGTTTGACGGAAGACGAACTGACGGAGGAATCGGTCGGATTCGCATTCGGTCCCCGGATCAATGCGGCCGGTCGACTCGATTCCGCGATGCCGGCACTCGAGATGTTACTTGCTGAGACACTCGAGGAAGCCGTCGTGCTCGCGAACCAGCTTGACCAACAAAATAAACAGCGGCAAGACATCGTCAAACAAATCGCGGAAGAAGCGACAGCACTTGTCGAAGAAAAATATCTAGAAGACCGTGTGCTCGTTGTGGACGCGAACAACTGGAACCCGGGTGTCGTCGGGATCGTCGCCTCACGCCTCGTCGAGAAATATCATCGTCCGGTCATCATGCTCTGTCATGATGTGGAGAAGGGGACGGCGAAAGGGTCTGGTCGCTCGATTGCAGCCTTCGATTTATTTGCCGAGCTGACGTTATGCGAAGACATCTTACCGCATTTCGGTGGACACCCGGCAGCTGCTGGCATGACGCTCTCGTCGGATGACGTCGTTTCCTTACGTGAACGCTTGAATGCACAGGCTGCGAAACTTCCGGATGAGGCCTTCATCGCGACGATTGAGATCGACTTGCGGTTACATGTGTCTGACGTCTCAATCGGATTGATTGAGGAGATCGGACGCTTGGCCCCGTTCGGTATGGGGAATCCGGCACCACGGATCGTCATCGAAGATGCTAAAATTCGGGACATGAAACGGATCGGCCGCGATTTGACCCATTTGAAGGCGCTCTTATCGGATGGAACGTCAGAGTTAGATGGGATTGGTTTCGGTTTCGGTGACGCGGTTGACGAAATTTCACTACTGGCTGAAGTCTCCTTGATGGGGAGTCTGAATATCAATGAGTGGAATGGTTTTCGAAAACCCCAATTGATGATTCAAGATTTGGCTGTCGCCGATTATCAGTTATTTGATTACCGCGGTGGGAAAAAACCACTCACGGACATTTTTGAGTTGCCGCAAGAACAGACAACACTCGTTGCGTTTTCGGACGAGACAAAACAAAAATATGCCGAGCGTCCGCTAAATGGAGCGATTCATGAAAATGTTGTGTTCCTCGACTTACCGGAGACGGAAGAAGCATTCTTACCGTACTTGAAACAGGCGGAACGGATTTATTGTGCGTTTAAGGATGAAGGCTACTACTTCGAGGCGATTCCGTCCCGTGAAGACTTCAAACATTACTTTAATTACTTCGCAAAATGTCCACGTGAAGAGTTACGAATCGGACTCGTTCGTTTGTCGAAAACAAGAAAATGGTCGAAACGTTCGATTAACTTTATGCATTCAGTGTTTTCGGAACTGGATTTTCTTGTTACAATGGAGGACGGGCTACCGGGTGTGAACCCAGACGCTGAAAAACGGGATTTGACGGAGGCCGCGACGTACAAGCGTCATGAAGAACGTCAACGTCTCGAGCAACAATACATTTATTCGTCACTCGCTCAGTTGAAAGAGCGTTTTGATACTTTAGTGGAAGCGGCGAAGCAGGAGGAAATGACATGGAGTTCAAACAGCATATAA
- the queA gene encoding tRNA preQ1(34) S-adenosylmethionine ribosyltransferase-isomerase QueA gives MDVNLFDFHLPEEQIAQVPLLDRTSSKLMVIDRETGALRHERFHDIVSHFNAGDTLVINDTKVLPARLFGVKEETGGKIELLLLKQTSDDVWETLAKPAKRVKPGTVITFGDGLLKAECVEALDDGGRILKFSYDGIFYEVLDELGTMPLPPYIHEQLDDQDRYQTVYARERGSAAAPTAGLHFTPELLKALTDKGVTLAPLTLHVGLGTFRPVSVDDVDSHKMHSEYYELPESSAAILRETRARGGRIIAVGTTSTRTLETVIRDHGDFVEATGWTDIFIYPGQEVKAIDGLVTNFHLPKSTLIMLVSALSTREHILHAYEEAVANGYRFFSFGDAMFLTREELNR, from the coding sequence ATGGATGTAAACTTATTTGATTTTCATTTGCCAGAAGAACAGATTGCCCAAGTTCCCTTACTCGACCGGACGAGCTCGAAGCTGATGGTGATTGACCGCGAGACGGGAGCGTTACGTCACGAACGGTTCCATGATATCGTCTCGCACTTCAATGCCGGCGACACGCTCGTCATCAACGATACGAAAGTCTTACCGGCCCGTTTGTTTGGTGTCAAAGAAGAAACCGGTGGAAAAATCGAGCTGTTGTTATTGAAGCAGACGAGTGATGATGTCTGGGAGACGCTCGCGAAACCTGCGAAACGGGTGAAGCCGGGAACGGTGATTACGTTTGGTGACGGTTTACTGAAGGCCGAGTGCGTCGAAGCACTTGACGATGGGGGACGGATTTTGAAGTTCTCGTATGACGGAATCTTTTATGAAGTTCTTGACGAACTCGGGACAATGCCGCTTCCGCCTTATATTCACGAGCAACTCGACGATCAAGACCGTTATCAGACGGTGTATGCGCGCGAACGCGGGAGTGCTGCGGCACCGACTGCTGGACTCCACTTCACACCGGAATTGTTGAAAGCATTGACGGATAAAGGTGTTACACTAGCACCGCTCACGTTACATGTCGGGCTCGGTACGTTCCGTCCGGTCTCGGTCGATGACGTCGACAGTCATAAGATGCATAGTGAATATTATGAACTGCCGGAAAGTTCAGCAGCAATTTTACGTGAGACACGAGCGCGCGGCGGACGGATCATCGCCGTCGGAACGACGTCGACGCGGACGCTTGAGACAGTTATCCGTGATCATGGTGACTTCGTCGAAGCGACGGGCTGGACGGACATCTTTATTTACCCGGGGCAGGAAGTGAAGGCAATCGATGGTTTGGTCACGAACTTCCATTTGCCGAAGTCGACGTTAATCATGCTTGTCTCCGCACTGTCGACCCGGGAACACATTTTACACGCATACGAAGAAGCTGTCGCAAACGGATACCGATTCTTTAGTTTCGGTGACGCGATGTTCTTAACAAGAGAGGAATTAAACCGATGA